Proteins encoded in a region of the Deltaproteobacteria bacterium genome:
- a CDS encoding ComF family protein, with product MDIHPFLQRFSQAFLDAIFPPKCLICGAFDGLLPDHKVSFDSPAHVTASYFCEACRKDLIPIASPFCSKCGLPFISREGEDHTCSECLVEEKYFRRARAFGVYDGSLMQAIHRFKYAKRASFSRPLSALVREAFFRFWDVNSIDLIVSVPLHMKRLRERGFNQSFLLVRRWAKQEGLPFDGLTLSRSRWTEPQTALSRKERQKNIKGAFAVKDPEKIVGQKILLVDDVYTTGSTVNECARVLMEAGAEFVDVLTLARAV from the coding sequence ATGGACATTCACCCATTCCTGCAAAGATTTTCGCAAGCCTTTCTGGACGCCATTTTCCCGCCTAAATGTCTTATTTGCGGCGCTTTTGATGGATTGTTGCCTGATCACAAGGTTTCTTTCGATTCCCCGGCTCATGTTACTGCCTCGTACTTTTGTGAAGCCTGCAGAAAAGACCTTATTCCTATTGCTTCGCCTTTTTGCTCAAAGTGCGGCCTCCCCTTTATTTCACGGGAAGGAGAAGATCACACCTGTTCCGAATGCCTTGTGGAAGAAAAGTACTTCAGGAGGGCAAGGGCTTTCGGGGTCTATGACGGGAGCCTTATGCAGGCCATTCATCGATTCAAGTACGCAAAAAGGGCTTCCTTTTCCCGGCCTTTGAGCGCCCTTGTCAGGGAGGCCTTCTTTCGATTTTGGGATGTGAACTCCATAGACCTCATTGTTTCCGTGCCCTTGCACATGAAGCGTCTGCGAGAAAGGGGATTTAATCAATCCTTTCTTTTGGTCAGGAGATGGGCAAAGCAGGAAGGATTGCCCTTTGACGGCCTAACGTTGTCGCGCAGCCGGTGGACAGAGCCTCAGACTGCGTTAAGCCGCAAGGAGCGCCAGAAAAACATCAAGGGCGCTTTTGCTGTCAAAGATCCAGAAAAAATAGTCGGGCAGAAGATTCTCCTAGTGGACGACGTATACACAACAGGATCTACGGTCAACGAGTGTGCGCGGGTCTTGATGGAAGCCGGTGCGGAGTTTGTGGATGTCTTGACCCTGGCACGGGCTGTGTGA